In the genome of Vicia villosa cultivar HV-30 ecotype Madison, WI linkage group LG7, Vvil1.0, whole genome shotgun sequence, one region contains:
- the LOC131619931 gene encoding uncharacterized protein LOC131619931, with protein MEFDALFPEINPVPSVPIISPASLAANHQKQPPVKSFAQVLRGVCDIPVSQLPHPIIKGDRPSITIPEDEYKAGLDECKNNLHGRVLWPKGSTPLTVAAMRKKLSSLWPNLKNWGVLSLGKGYYEFTFANTEDMRNVRASGSISLSPGTLKLFAWTRDFNPASQNNTTAQVWVRFFGLSQEYWRPRILFAIASCVGTPICIDAASAKPRMDRTFGHFVRVLIDMDLSSPLNHNVLVEREGFAFFADIEYENLPEFCSHCKKQGHSVHDCKLLRKHDNNSTSKTHDPLPKLVSKPSTVVAHSDENTDPAGEKVDDPNTLVNNIETDVGLVDVTVLDAEVEGRILSPVLEPVNDNPNNNVVVCSSLNYLAHPPDDTNSPESEFVEATQALGAPLNEVFLQNSWDNLAELPDGAFSTAVANLQQKHGTRSKKKHSTRSQAGPKKTSL; from the coding sequence ATGGAATTCGATGCTCTTTTTCCTGAAATCAACCCGGTTCCTTCTGTTCCTATTATTTCTCCTGCCTCTTTGGCCGCAAACCACCAAAAACAACCACCTGTGAAATCTTTTGCACAAGTTCTGAGAGGAGTCTGCGATATCCCTGTTTCACAGTTGCCTCATCCGATCATCAAAGGTGATAGACCTTCTATTACCATTCCTGAAGATGAATATAAAGCCGGTCTTGACGAATGTAAGAACAACCTTCATGGTAGAGTCTTATGGCCAAAGGGTTCTACTCCGCTCACGGTTGCTGCTATGCGCAAGAAGCTCTCTTCTCTCTGGCCCAATCTGAAAAACTGGGGAGTTCTTTCTCTGGGCAAGGGATATTATGAATTTACTTTTGCTAACACTGAGGATATGCGTAATGTTAGAGCGTCGGGATCTATCAGCTTAAGTCCAGGTACTTTAAAGCTTTTTGCTTGGACTAGAGACTTTAACCCAGCCTCACAAAATAATACCACTGCTCAAGTTTGGGTTAGGTTCTTCGGATTGTCTCAAGAATACTGGCGTCCCCGGATTCTTTTTGCCATAGCGAGTTGTGTCGGAACCCCCATATGTATTGATGCGGCTTCCGCGAAACCAAGGATGGATCGTACGTTTGGGCATTTTGTTAGAGTTCTTATCGATATGGACTTATCTTCACCTCTGAATCATAATGTTTTAGTGGAGAGGGAAGGTTTTGCTTTCTTTGCTGATATAGAGTATGAAAATCTTCCTGAGTTTTGTAGCCATTGTAAGAAACAGGGCCATTCTGTACATGATTGCAAGCTGCTGCGAAAACACGATAATAACTCTACTTCAAAAACTCATGATCCTCTGCCGAAGCTGGTTTCGAAGCCTTCTACTGTTGTAGCCCACTCTGATGAGAATACTGATCCTGCTGGGGAAAAAGTCGATGATCCAAATACTCTTGTTAATAACATAGAAACAGATGTTGGTCTGGTGGATGTCACAGTTttagatgctgaagttgagggcAGAATCCTCTCCCCTGTCCTTGAACCTGTTAATGATAATCCTAATAACAATGTGGTGGTTTGTAGCTCTCTTAATTATCTTGCTCATCCCCCCGATGATACTAACTCTCCTGAATCCGAATTTGTCGAGGCCACTCAAGCTTTAGGTGCTCCTCTCAATGAAGTTTTTTTGCAGAATTCATGGGACAATCTTGCTGAGTTACCCGATGGTGCTTTCTCTACTGCAGTAGCTAATCTCCAGCAGAAACATGGTACGAGGTCAAAGAAGAAACACTCCACTAGGTCTCAAGCAGGACCAAAGAAAACGTCTCTATGA
- the LOC131616402 gene encoding protein Brevis radix-like 2, translated as MLTCIACSKQVNNGSLHQQDEEEAVQTPSTKQAAIKALTAQIKDMAVKASGAYKNCKPCSGSTNGNKNKKYADSDMGSDSARFNWAYRRPGSANSTPRMWGKEMEARLKGISSGEATPTSVSGRTESVAFMEEEDEPKEWVAQVEPGVLITFVSLAQGGNDLKKIRFSREMFNKWQAQRWWGENYDKVMELYNVQRFNQQAVPLPTPPISEDESSKIESARDSPVTPPLSKERLPRHLHHPTGMGYSSSDSLEHHHMHPQPCYESSGLASKPNLSDIGVPKTERSSVDASVRTSSSEEEDDHSGELSISNASDMETEWVEQDEPGVYITIRALPGGTRELRRVRFSREKFGETRARLWWEENRARIQEQYL; from the exons ATGTTGACTTGCATAGCTTGTTCAAAGCAAGTCAATAATGGATCTCTTCAtcaacaagatgaggaagaagctGTGCAAACACCTAGCACCAAACAAGCTGCCATCAAGGCTCTCACAGCTCAG atcAAGGATATGGCAGTTAAGGCTTCTGGGGCCTATAAGAATTGCAAGCCTTGTTCAGGATCTACCAATGGGAACAAGAACAAAAAGTATGCTGATTCTGATATGGGGTCAGATTCAGCAAGGTTCAACTGGGCTTACCGAAGGCCCGGGAGCGCGAATTCAACACCAAGAATGTGGGGGAAGGAAATGGAAGCTAGACTCAAAGGGATTTCCAGTGGAGAAGCAACACCAACTTCGGTGAGCGGACGTACCGAGTCGGTTGCGTTTATGGAAGAAGAGGATGAACCTAAGGAATGGGTTGCACAAGTTGAACCAGGTGTGCTTATTACTTTTGTGTCATTGGCTCAAGGTGGGAATGATCTGAAGAAGATACGTTTCAG CCGTGAAATGTTTAATAAATGGCAAGCTCAGAGGTGGTGGGGAGAGAACTATGACAAAGTTATGGAGTTGTACAATGTTCAAAGGTTCAATCAACAAGCAGTTCCTCTTCCAACCCCACCTATTTCTGAAGATGAG agTTCAAAGATTGAATCTGCAAGAGATAGCCCAGTCACGCCTCCTCTAAGCAAAGAGCGTCTGCCCCGTCATTTACATCACCCAACAGGAATGGGCTACTCCTCGTCAGATTCACTGGAACATCACCACATGCATCCACAGCCTTGCTATGAGTCAAGCGGCCTGGCATCAAAACCTAATCTTTCCGATATTGGTGTGCCAAAGACCGAAAGATCATCCGTCGATGCTTCTGTAAGGACGAGTTCATCAGAAGAGGAAGATGATCACTCAGGTGAGCTCTCAATCAGCAATGCCAGTGATATGGAAACTGAATGGGTTGAACAGGATGAACCAGGAGTATACATCACTATCAGAGCACTACCAGGCGGAACCAGAGAACTCAGGCGCGTCCGCTTCAG CCGAGAGAAGTTCGGAGAAACGCGTGCTAGGTTATGGTGGGAAGAGAACCGTGCGAGGATACAAGAGCAATACTTGTGA